A window from Desulfomicrobium macestii encodes these proteins:
- a CDS encoding ATP-binding protein has product MTFTDLPLRHFRNGGSGIMPNPFRLEVLGEGDPFCDRQEEVQQLLRCARATQNMVLASPRRYGKTSLCRKVQKILHDEGYLCFAFDFSGVDGVSEIARRLARDMFKTLHARESLLARGKRWLNALSAFRPVLTFDHSGEAAISVTRANETQDPRTLLEQTLEDLARIIESREWPCHVVMDEFQDLTKLAESQAVEGIVRKTIQGLPASFVFSGSRRSLLLAMFSDQKRFLTLSAVKMFLPPLPISDTSQCIASFFAQEGRHIDPQVSAALVAAARQYPFYVQRLASEVYERSGRDVTLEDVELAKMRVIQSESGLYETMIAPLTTRQLKLLKTLSANPSAQLTSAEFVVKAELPSSSISDIREILLREDLIEKTEEGVWRVVDPFFSEWLNKL; this is encoded by the coding sequence TTGACTTTTACGGATCTTCCGTTACGACATTTCCGTAACGGAGGTTCCGGAATTATGCCTAATCCTTTTCGTCTTGAAGTGCTTGGAGAGGGCGATCCTTTTTGTGATCGTCAGGAAGAAGTGCAACAACTCCTGCGTTGCGCCAGGGCCACGCAGAATATGGTGCTTGCCTCGCCGCGCAGGTACGGAAAGACATCCTTGTGCCGGAAGGTGCAGAAGATTCTGCACGATGAGGGATATCTTTGCTTTGCATTTGATTTTTCCGGTGTCGATGGCGTCTCTGAGATCGCCCGCCGTCTTGCCCGCGACATGTTCAAGACCTTGCACGCCCGGGAATCACTGTTGGCCAGGGGAAAACGCTGGTTGAACGCCTTGAGTGCGTTTCGTCCGGTCTTGACATTCGATCATTCCGGCGAGGCCGCCATATCCGTGACGCGTGCCAATGAGACCCAGGATCCCCGAACTTTGCTGGAACAGACTCTCGAAGATTTGGCGCGAATCATAGAATCACGGGAATGGCCTTGCCACGTAGTCATGGACGAATTTCAGGATTTGACCAAGCTTGCCGAATCCCAAGCCGTGGAAGGCATAGTGCGAAAAACCATCCAAGGCTTGCCGGCCTCGTTCGTTTTTTCCGGGAGCAGGCGAAGCCTTCTGTTGGCCATGTTCAGCGATCAGAAACGTTTTTTGACGCTCTCCGCCGTGAAGATGTTCCTGCCTCCTCTGCCCATTTCGGATACATCCCAATGCATAGCCTCTTTTTTTGCGCAGGAAGGTAGGCACATCGATCCGCAAGTGAGCGCCGCTCTTGTTGCGGCGGCCAGACAATATCCCTTTTACGTACAGCGCCTGGCCAGCGAGGTTTATGAGCGCAGCGGCCGCGACGTGACGTTGGAAGACGTGGAGCTTGCAAAAATGAGGGTGATTCAATCAGAATCCGGCTTGTACGAGACCATGATCGCTCCGCTGACCACGCGGCAATTGAAATTGCTCAAGACGTTGTCCGCCAATCCGAGTGCTCAGCTCACTAGCGCCGAATTTGTGGTCAAGGCGGAACTGCCGTCTTCTTCCATTTCGGATATCCGTGAAATTTTGCTGCGCGAAGATCTGATCGAGAAAACAGAAGAGGGTGTCTGGCGAGTGGTAGATCCGTTCTTTTCTGAGTGGCTGAACAAGCTGTAG
- a CDS encoding glycosyltransferase, whose product MKTWIFYPPLKAMSGGCMVLLQIARQLHVLGRLGGILYWDEPPGGAECAGLPWVRASTAAMAAGDIYVVPEGWPNALVPGLKRGCRTLVYCQNWSYLFHGLEAGVHWRDLPVDFLAVSGPVAWHMEQVLGKRPRIIRPALDTELFHPPASKPGGALRIGFMPRKNKALAEQIRRIFEERNPRVKVEWVPIHGLDRPGVAEALRSCHVFLVTGFPEGCPLPPLEAMACGCMCVGFTGFGGWDYMRQIEPDGYAPHGYVPRDVPWGGNGWWFADGDVLGAALGLERAAQALPRNLDILARTAQTAGAYGSDAQKCEIVAALSESAKSGRTAL is encoded by the coding sequence ATGAAAACGTGGATTTTCTATCCACCGCTCAAGGCCATGTCCGGAGGGTGCATGGTGCTTTTGCAGATCGCCCGGCAGTTGCACGTCCTGGGCAGGCTGGGCGGGATTCTGTATTGGGATGAGCCGCCGGGCGGGGCCGAGTGCGCGGGGTTGCCCTGGGTGCGGGCCAGCACGGCGGCCATGGCGGCCGGGGACATCTACGTGGTTCCCGAAGGCTGGCCCAATGCCCTGGTGCCGGGTCTGAAGCGCGGCTGCCGGACCCTGGTCTACTGCCAGAACTGGTCCTATCTCTTTCATGGCCTGGAGGCGGGCGTGCACTGGCGGGATCTGCCCGTGGACTTTCTGGCCGTATCAGGTCCCGTGGCTTGGCACATGGAGCAGGTGCTGGGCAAGAGGCCGCGGATCATCCGCCCCGCTCTGGACACGGAGCTTTTTCATCCTCCGGCGTCAAAACCCGGCGGAGCGCTACGCATCGGCTTCATGCCCCGCAAGAACAAGGCTCTGGCCGAGCAGATCCGGCGCATCTTCGAGGAGCGCAACCCGCGCGTAAAGGTGGAATGGGTGCCCATCCACGGCCTGGACCGCCCCGGCGTGGCCGAGGCACTGCGTTCCTGCCATGTTTTTCTGGTCACGGGATTCCCCGAGGGCTGTCCGCTCCCGCCCCTTGAAGCCATGGCCTGCGGCTGTATGTGCGTGGGCTTCACCGGCTTTGGCGGGTGGGATTACATGCGGCAGATAGAGCCGGATGGATATGCGCCGCATGGGTATGTGCCTCGCGATGTGCCGTGGGGCGGCAACGGCTGGTGGTTTGCGGACGGTGACGTGCTGGGTGCGGCGCTGGGCCTTGAGCGGGCGGCGCAAGCCTTGCCCCGCAATCTGGACATTCTCGCCCGAACGGCTCAGACGGCAGGCGCCTATGGCAGTGACGCTCAAAAATGCGAGATCGTGGCCGCGTTGTCGGAGTCCGCAAAAAGCGGGCGTACAGCCTTATGA
- a CDS encoding CgeB family protein, giving the protein MNRSARKQPRILLISAKHYLMAELICGCQARGLEHAYLFLGGISSAAELEEKLRVEVDRFAPDFLLTMNHLGLDREGLVSEFCRQRELPLLSWFVDRPDLFLPQYRNLDNPCLAYAVWDADAIEPLADAGHGAAFHLPLAVDLSRIHFVPDALPLRNVAFVGNSMQAAQEKCWALSAQSDRLRGFWEDVAGKFTASDTRDLSEFVGRENSEAGRLREACEPSPRAALDSFVYWRATQLHRLKCVQALLPFEPVVAGDEHWRPLLGDASWTYVGPLHYYSDLPGFYRSTRINFNTTSMQMKGALNQRVFDVPASGGFLLTDYREQLAAAFELGKEVVCYRDVEEIGDLVRHYLANSSSRERIALRARQRIEKEHSYGHRMATICANMKRLFGTPA; this is encoded by the coding sequence ATGAACCGATCTGCCCGCAAGCAGCCCAGAATACTGCTTATCTCGGCAAAGCATTATCTCATGGCCGAACTGATCTGTGGCTGTCAGGCCCGGGGTCTTGAGCATGCCTATCTTTTTCTGGGCGGGATTTCTTCGGCCGCGGAGCTTGAAGAAAAGTTGCGCGTCGAAGTGGACCGGTTCGCGCCCGATTTTCTGTTGACCATGAATCACCTTGGCCTTGATCGCGAAGGGCTGGTCAGCGAATTTTGCCGTCAGCGCGAACTGCCGCTGCTCAGTTGGTTCGTGGACCGCCCGGATCTTTTTCTTCCGCAGTACCGCAATCTGGACAACCCCTGTCTCGCCTACGCCGTCTGGGATGCCGATGCTATTGAGCCCCTTGCAGATGCGGGGCACGGTGCGGCCTTTCATCTTCCCCTCGCCGTCGATCTGAGCCGCATTCACTTTGTTCCGGACGCCTTGCCCCTGCGCAACGTGGCGTTCGTGGGCAATTCCATGCAGGCAGCCCAGGAAAAATGCTGGGCGCTTTCAGCACAGTCGGACAGATTGCGAGGGTTTTGGGAGGATGTGGCGGGGAAATTCACCGCCAGCGATACGCGTGATCTGTCCGAATTTGTCGGCCGGGAAAATTCTGAAGCCGGGAGATTGCGCGAAGCCTGCGAGCCGTCGCCAAGGGCCGCTCTGGACAGCTTCGTGTACTGGCGGGCGACCCAGCTGCACAGATTGAAATGCGTGCAGGCGCTTCTTCCGTTTGAACCGGTGGTGGCCGGAGACGAGCACTGGCGGCCGCTGCTCGGGGATGCTTCGTGGACCTACGTGGGCCCATTGCATTATTATTCCGACCTGCCAGGTTTCTACCGATCGACCAGAATCAATTTCAACACCACCAGCATGCAGATGAAAGGGGCCCTCAACCAGCGCGTCTTCGACGTGCCCGCCAGTGGCGGCTTTCTGCTGACGGATTACCGCGAGCAGCTTGCCGCCGCTTTCGAGCTGGGCAAGGAAGTTGTCTGCTACCGAGATGTGGAAGAGATCGGCGATCTTGTGCGTCATTATCTGGCCAATTCGTCCTCGCGTGAACGGATTGCCCTGCGCGCTCGGCAACGCATCGAAAAGGAGCACTCTTACGGCCATCGCATGGCAACGATCTGCGCGAACATGAAGCGGCTGTTCGGGACTCCGGCATGA